A window of Desulfuromonas soudanensis genomic DNA:
AGCGCAAACACTCAGCTCACTCAGGAAATAGAGGAACGCAAAAAGGCGGAAAAATCGCTGCACAAAACCTATGCGGAAATAAAGCGCTTGAAAGACCGGCTCCAGGAGGAGAACGTCTACCTGAGAAATGAGGTGGATCAGAAGTTCAACTTCGGCGAGATCATCGGACAAAGCGATGCTCTTTCCGTCATATTCTCCCAGGTCCAGCAGGTCGCCCCCATGAACGCCACCGTTCTCCTTCTCGGCGAGACCGGCACCGGCAAGGGGGTGGTGGCCCGGGCCATCCACCGCAGCAGCACGCGCAAGGACCGCCCGCTCATCACCGTCAACTGCACGACGCTGCCGGCCACCCTGGTGGAGAGCGAACTCTTCGGCCGCGAAAAGGGGGCGTTCACCGGTTCGGACGCCCGGCAGATCGGCCGATTCGAGCTGGCCGACGGCGGCACCATCTTCCTCGACGAAATCGGCGAAATGCCGCTGGAGCTGCAGAGCAAGCTCCTCCGCGTCATTCAGGACGGCGAGTTCGAGCGGCTGGGGAGCCCCCGCACCATCAAGACCGACGTGCGGATCATCGCGGCCACCAACCGCAACCTCAAGGAAGAGATCCGCAACGGCAAGTTCCGGGAAGACCTCTATTACCGCCTCAATGTCTTCCCCATCACCCTGCCGCCCCTGCGGCAGCGCAAGGAAGACATCCCTTTGCTCGTCAATCATTTCGTGGCCGAATTCAACAATAAAATCGGCAAAAAAATAGAGACGGTATCGACAAACACCCTAAGCCTCCTCCGCGACTACCACTGGCCCGGCAACGTAAGAGAGCTCGAGAGCATCATCGAACGGGCGGTCATCACCAGCCAGGGGAACTCCCTCCAGGTTCTCGACCGTTTCGAGGCGATCCAGATGACCGATGAAATCGCCGGTGGGAATGATCCCCAGGAAGTCAAAGCCCTTGCCGAGCTCGAACACGATCATATCCGCCAGGTGCTGCAGCAAACCGGCTGGCGCATCGAAGGGAAAAACGGGGCGGCGCTCCTTTTGGGACTCAATCCCAGCACCCTGCGCGCTCGCATGCGAAAAATCGGCATCGTCAGGCAATAGATAAAAACCCGCACCACGTCCAGGATTTTGGCCGCAACACGGTCCGTCATATATAACAGTAAGGTCATAGATGACGGATCCGTCTTACGGCTTCCCCGCGACACCTCTCCCTCCCCAGACTTATTCCATCGTATAATCGGAAACTTAGCTACTCACGTCCCGTCTGCCTTTTCTGGTATGCTCGTTGCAAAACTCAATGGGTCAGT
This region includes:
- a CDS encoding sigma-54-dependent transcriptional regulator; the protein is MIASEILNAKILIVDDQEANVALLDQLLGEAGYTAVTSTQNPAEVCALHGDNNYDLILLDLQMPGMDGFQVMEGLQADNPKGYIPVLAITAQPGHKVRALEAGAKDFISKPFKLVEVKTRIRNMLEVRMLYKELQNHNKLLEQTVQERTMDLTSANTQLTQEIEERKKAEKSLHKTYAEIKRLKDRLQEENVYLRNEVDQKFNFGEIIGQSDALSVIFSQVQQVAPMNATVLLLGETGTGKGVVARAIHRSSTRKDRPLITVNCTTLPATLVESELFGREKGAFTGSDARQIGRFELADGGTIFLDEIGEMPLELQSKLLRVIQDGEFERLGSPRTIKTDVRIIAATNRNLKEEIRNGKFREDLYYRLNVFPITLPPLRQRKEDIPLLVNHFVAEFNNKIGKKIETVSTNTLSLLRDYHWPGNVRELESIIERAVITSQGNSLQVLDRFEAIQMTDEIAGGNDPQEVKALAELEHDHIRQVLQQTGWRIEGKNGAALLLGLNPSTLRARMRKIGIVRQ